The following proteins are co-located in the Methanobrevibacter sp. genome:
- a CDS encoding PfkB family carbohydrate kinase, which translates to MTLVVIGPVTNDLICIGENNFRKTGGATYYQSFIFDEFYKDYLAIVNCSDAKIVNDFPDSDKVKVVLKDDTHFFINNYPDMDNLDYREQLSNFAQIPIFPGDLEGFLPEKIDGFVINPLNRFDFPLETIEYLKSFNVPVFISIQGFLRVPGTESNNSYSIKLDNYGMLTDILSGVNAIFLDESEANIIGLDHDVDEMVITDASKGSRVICDEEVKIEAVKCDNIVDSTGCGDTYMASYIVKRLNNYSIKQSGEFASLIASKKLTKFGHY; encoded by the coding sequence ATGACTCTTGTTGTAATAGGACCGGTGACAAATGATTTGATTTGCATCGGAGAGAATAACTTTCGCAAAACCGGCGGGGCAACATATTATCAGTCATTTATCTTTGATGAGTTTTACAAAGATTACCTGGCTATTGTAAACTGCAGCGATGCGAAGATAGTCAATGATTTTCCAGATTCGGATAAGGTTAAAGTTGTCTTAAAAGATGACACTCATTTTTTTATAAATAATTATCCTGATATGGATAATCTTGATTACAGAGAGCAATTAAGCAATTTTGCCCAAATTCCAATTTTTCCAGGTGATTTGGAAGGATTTTTACCTGAAAAAATTGACGGATTTGTTATCAATCCTTTAAACAGATTTGATTTTCCACTAGAAACAATCGAATATTTGAAAAGTTTCAATGTTCCTGTTTTTATTTCAATACAGGGATTTTTAAGAGTTCCTGGCACTGAATCAAATAACAGTTACAGTATAAAATTAGATAACTATGGCATGTTAACCGATATTTTATCAGGAGTTAATGCAATATTTTTAGATGAGTCAGAAGCAAACATAATTGGCCTTGACCATGATGTGGATGAGATGGTAATAACTGATGCAAGCAAAGGCTCCAGAGTTATTTGCGATGAAGAGGTAAAAATCGAAGCTGTAAAATGCGATAATATTGTGGATTCCACAGGTTGTGGCGATACGTATATGGCATCTTATATTGTCAAAAGATTGAATAATTATTCAATTAAACAATCAGGGGAATTTGCTTCTTTAATTGCAAGTAAAAAATTAACAAAGTTTGGTCATTATTGA